The Desulfonispora thiosulfatigenes DSM 11270 genome segment CGCAGAGATGAAAAACCAGAAATCATTATCTTCTTAGCCAATGCAGATCAACTTTCTGCCCTGATGTGGTTTGCCAATTATGATAAACCAAGTCAAGACAACGTCAAAATAGACTTTGGCGCTGCCTGTCATCAGTCTGTATTATATGCTCTAGCGCAATCTGAGGAGAAGGAGCAAAAGTGTTTTATCGGGCTAACTGATCCTTCAGCAAGAAAATTTATAGAAAAAGATATCCTTTCATTTAGTATGCCTTACCAACGCTTTTTGGAGTTAGAAAAGCAAGTAGAAGAAAGTTATTTAACCAAAGAAACATGGCTAAAAATTGCTGAAAGAATATAGATAAAGAAATGAGCCTTCTATTTTGACAGTTGTAGCCCTATCAACAGTAAATACACAAAGAACAATATTATAAAAAAATCTAACAAGACAAAGAGCTCAGCTGTTAACAGCCGAGCTCTTTACATAAGTTTTGATATATTTGTTTGCCTAGTTTTAAAAGTTCAGGATTATTTTCCCACACGGTTTCTCCGTTTAAGTCAGCTTGGATAATGGTTTCTGTAAAAGGTATCACGGCTAAAATTGGTAGGTCTATATTTTTTTGAAAAAATCCTTCAGCACTAGGACGAACTTTATTTGCAATAGCAAAAATTTTAGTTACCCCTAAATCTTTAGCAAGCGGGACGATTGAGTGCGCCGTTTGAATACTTCTTTGACCTGGCTCTACTACTACAATAAAGGCATCTACAGAGCCTGCGATAGGAGGCCTGATACCAATATGAACATCAACTCCCTGAACAGTAAAGAATGAACCATTAGCCTTTCCAATAGCTGTTAGGAATTCCTTTAAGCTTTCTCCACAATATTTTAAACCTTCTGGGGACATTAAAGAGAATTTAGCTAAAGAATGAGCAGAGCAAACAGTAGCTACTACAAGAACATTGTGTTTTAAATATTTAATTAGAAATGCGACTAGCTAGAAAGCAGGACTTTTAAATAATAAAGAGAATTAGAAACTTGAGACTTCAATATTTTAGGAAGGTGTAGCCTTGGAAATTAGAGAATATATAGAACAACGGGAAAAGGAAAATTTGTCTTCATTTGCTAAATTAGCAATTAAATCTAAAGGTAGGGCTATCTTTGAACCTGAAGATCCCATTAGAACTTGTTTTATGAGAGATAGAGATAGGGTAATTCATTCTAAAGCATTTCGCAGGTTAAAACATAAAACGCAAGTATACATTTCTCCTGGTAATGATCACTTTCGCACTAGACTTACTCATACTTTAGAAGTAAATCAAATTGCTAAAACTATTGGAAAAGGATTGCGACTAAATGAAGATTTAATTGAAGCAATAGCGCTAGCTCATGATGTAGGACATACCCCATTTGCACACTCAGGGGAGGAAGTATTAAATGAACTTATGACAGATGGATTTAGGCATAATGAAAATAGCGTCAGAGTTTTAACTGAAGTCGAGCAAAGAAGTGAAGGAAGAGGTCTTAATTTAAGTAAAGAAGTACTTGATGGTGTGTTAAATCATCGAGGATTTGATAAAGATATAAATAGAGCCGAGACCCTTGAAGGACAAGTAGTTAGACTTAGTGATAAGGTTGCTTATGTGCAACATGATATTGATGATAGCATTAGAGGTGGAATATTACGAAAGTGCGATTTACCTAAAGAACCATTAGAAATTTTAGGGGAAAGCCATAGTGCAAGAATAACCACATTAGTAACAGATGCGATTAAGCACGGATTTCATGAATTGGAAAATAGCAAAGAGCCGAAGATAAATCTCAGTCCAAAAATTAAGAAAGCATTAATTGATCTTAGGACATTTATGTTCGAACATATTTATAATGGAGAAGTTTGTTCTAAAGAAAGAGAAAGTGCGATGTATGTTATAGAGCATTTATTTAAATACTATAAAAAGAATCCAGAAAGGTTACCATTATTTTATCAAACAATTGCAAAAACAGAAGGAATCGAAAGAGGAGTTGCTGATTATATCTCAGGTATGAGTGATAATTATTGTGTCACTATATTTAAAGAGTTAGTGATACCTCGTTCTTTTTTGTGAAATTAATATATTTTAGAGTAATTTTAATAAAAACTTGCCTAAATAGTATGAAAAAGGAAAAAAACACGTTTTAATTTGTAAATTTTAGCATATAATATATTTATCCATTATATACAAAAATTTACCTTTTGCCAAGAAGATTTTTTTATAGCAGGAAATATTAAAGTAATAGAGAATAATAGTTATCCGTAGAATTAAATTTTAGTAGAGAAATGAGGAAAAATGAATATTTATGTAGATGCTGATGCTTGTCCTGTAAAAGACATTATTATTGATCTTGGACAAAAGTATAAGGTAAAGGTTGTTATCGTGTGTAGTATTAGTCATTATTCTAAGGCACTTGAAAATGTTGAAAGTATTATTGTTGATAATGTTCCTCAAGCTGCTGATATGGCTATTATTAATAAAATTAAAGAAAATGATATTGTCATTACCCAGGATTACGGGTTAGCTTCTATTGCTTTAGCTAAGAAATGTAAAGTGCTGCATCATACAGGTAAACCATATACAAATGAAAATATTGACAATTTATTATTAAACAGGCATATTTCAAGTAAAATCAGAAGAGCTGGAGGAAAGACAAAAGGTCCAAAGGCATTCACTGAAGTAGATCGGGAAAGGTTTAGAATGGCTTTATCAGGACTTTTGGATAAAAAATAAAAAAGTAAAAATCCTTCGTTGTTAAAAAAATATCATTATTTAAGTTTTCTTTAAATCAGTAGCAGGAATAATGCAAAATATGGCGAATTTTGTTACATAGTAGGATGAAGGTGATTTTTATGAAAGGTTATATACCACAGGAGATAATCGATGAAATTACTGCCCGCGCTGATATTGTAGAGGTAATTAAAGAATTTATACCTTTAAAAAAGGAAGGCAGGAACTTTAAAGGATTATGTCCATTTCATCATGAGAAAACTCCTTCTTTCACGGTTTCAGCGGAGAAACAAATCTTTCATTGTTTTGGATGTGGTGTCGGAGGAAATGTGTATAGCTTTTTAATGAAAATGGATAATATTAGCTTTCCAGAAAGCATAAAAAGACTAGGAGAAAAAACAGGAGTCGCTATCCCTGAAACAGAAATAAGTGCTAGTGAAAAGAACAAAATAACTAAGCGAGAACGACTTTTTAAAATCAATGACCTTACTTCTAGATTTTATCATAAAATATTGGTTGATTCAAAGCAAGGAAAATTAGCCAGAGAATATTTACAAAAAAGAGGTATAAATCTTGAAACAATTAATAAATTTAAAATTGGTTATGCCATAGATTCATGGGATAGTCTTTTGAAATTTATGATGAAAAAAGACATTAAACCTCAGGAACTTTTAGATTTAGGATTAATCTCACCGCGTAAAAGTGGTAATGGGTATTATGATCGCTTTAGAGGAAGATTGATTTTTCCTATTTGGGATAGTAGGGGAGGGGTAGTGGCTTTTGGGGCTAGGATATTAGGTCAAGGTGAACCTAAGTATCTTAATTCACCTGATACACCTCTATTTAACAAAAGTTATCATTTATATGGCATAAATCTAGCTAAAAATAATATTAGAGATAAGGATATGGCATTAATTGTTGAGGGATATATGGATGTTATAGCCTGTTATCAGCATGGGGTAAAAAATGCTGTTGCTTCATTAGGTACAGCATTTACCAAATATCAAGCAAACCTTTTAATGCGTTATAGCTATAATCTTGGTATTTGTTACGATGCAGATGCTGCAGGTTCTAAAGCTAGTTTAAGAGGTTTAGATGTTTTATCTGATTTAGGATGCAATGTGAGCGTAATTAATTTACCTAAGGGATTAGATCCGGATGAATATTTACAAAAAGAAGGCAAAGATGGTTTAGAACTATTAATTAAAGATGGACAAAGTTTAATAGAATATAAACTAACCCATTCCATGGAAAATAATGAAATTATTGCGATCCAAGGAAAATTAAAAGTTATTGAAGATCTAGCAGAAGACTTGCTCAAAATGAAAAGTTTTGTTTTGCGGCAAGGAGCAATTGATTTAATTAGTAAAAAATTAGGATTACCTTCTGAAACAATTATTAGTGAATTAAAAAAAATTAATCAAGAAGTAAAGAAAGCTTATAATTTTCGGGATACTAAAGATAATCAGAGAGATAATAAGACTATAAACTATGACCATTTTAATAAGGTGGAAATCTTAACCTTAAAATTAATTATTGAAAATAATAAGTTGTTTACTGAAATCGAAAATGTAGGTGGAGCTAAACTTTTTACATCTACCTTACAAGAATTTTATCAAGAAATTTACAAATTATATCTAGAAACAGGCGAAGTGAGCAGCAGTAATTTCTCTGAAAATAAATATAGTAATTTATTTGCCTACATTATGATGCAAGAAAATAAAGCTAGTAATATAAAAAAGGCATTTTTTGATTATCTAAAGAATTTAAGATTACTTTTTTTAGAGACAGAATATAATGCTAAAAAAACTAAGTTACAAGAAGCTGAAAAAAACGGAAATGTAGATGAGTTAAACAAGCTTCTTTTTGATATAGATACAATTTTGCAAGAGAAAAAAGTTATTGATACCCTAGGAGGGTGATAAAAAAGATGAACAAAGAAATGAAAGTAGAAACGGTAAAAGAACTTATTGTAAAAGGTAAAAAAAATGGAAGTCTTACTTACAAGGAAATCATGGATGCTTTACAAGGAGTAGAATTAAATCCTGACCAAATAGATGATATCTATGAACAATTTTCGACTATGGGTATAGAAGTAGTAGGTAAGGAAGAAGCACAAGAAGATAAAGACTCGACAGATAAAGAAGATGACGAAGACGAAGAAGAGGTCGAATTAGATTTATCTGTCCCTGAAGGTATTGGCATTGATGATCCAGTAAGAATGTACTTAAAGGAAATTGGTAGAGTACCTTTATTGACCGCAGAAAAAGAAGTAAAGCTTGCTCTTTTAATGGAAGAAGGAGACGAAGCAGCTAAAAGGGAATTATGTGAAGCAAACTTAAGGCTAGTTGTTAGTATAGCTAAAAGATATGTAGGGCGCGGTATGTTGTTTTTAGATTTAATTCAAGAAGGTAATCTTGGCCTCATAAAAGCTGTAGAAAAGTTTGATTATCGTAAAGGTTTTAAGTTTAGTACTTATGCAACTTGGTGGATCAGGCAAGCTATAACTAGAGCTATCGCTGACCAAGCACGTACTATTCGGATACCTGTTCATATGGTAGAAACGATTAATAAACTTATTCGTATATCTCGTCATCTTTTGCAAGAACTTGGTAGAGAACCAACTCCTGAAGAGATTTCAGTAGAAATGGAAATACCTGTGGAAAGAGTTAGAGAAATACTGAAAATTGCTCAAGAACCAGTTTCTTTAGAGACTCCAATTGGTGAAGAAGAAGATAGTCATCTTGGTGATTTTATTGAAGATGAAGACGCACCAGCACCAGCTGAAGCAGCATCATACATTCTTTTAAGAGAACAATTAGAAGGTGTATTAGATTCTTTAACTCCAAGAGAAGAAAAGGTATTAAGACTACGTTTTGGTTTAGATGACGGACGTTCAAGGACATTAGAGGAAGTTGGTCAAGAATTTGGGGTTACGAGAGAAAGAATTAGACAAATTGAAGCCAAGGCTTTAAGAAAACTAAGACATCCTAGTAGAAGCCGTAAATTAAAAGATTATTTAGATTAAAATAATTTTAAAATATAGTTGACTTATTAACTAGAAATACGTATAATGAATCTTGTCGCGGTAACCACTGCGACTTAGGGCCTATAGCTCAGTGGTAGAGCATCCGGCTCATAACCGGATGGTCCCTGGTTCGAACCCAGGTGGGCCCACCATTTGAAATTTTCATATTGGCCCGTTGGAGAAGTGGCTGAACTCACTAGCCTTTCACGCTAGCACTCAGGGGTTCGAATCCCCTACGGGTCACCATTTTGGGCGATTAGCTCAGCTGGGAGAGCACCTGCCTTACAAGCAGGGGGTCGGCAGTTCGATCCTGTCATCGCCCACCAAACAGAAACCTATTGCATTTGCAATAGGTTTTTTTGTATATAAATGCACTTAACTAAAATTTTGGTATCAGACTACCCTACTCTTGAATAGGATATAGTACTTTAAGAAATATAGGAGGAGAGATTATGTCTGATAATAATAACATTCAAAGAAGACTCGCAAACGTCTTACAAGAATTACAAGAAATAGTAGATGATAGTATTAAAATAAGAAAACAGTCTAAAGAGGTAAAGGTTCAAAATGCTAAGGTATGGGAAAAGTTTTTAAGTGGATTTTTTAGTTTTATTAAAATAAGAGAAAAAGAAACTGGCGAAAATCTAATGTGGGGAATTTCATTACTGAAGATTATGAAATAAAAAAGTAGCGTAGTAGTTACATAATTAAAGTATAGGCACACTACCATAGGGAAACATTTGAAATGTGGCTAATGGTGGGCATATATCGGCAGACAGTGCGTTTTTACTGTCTGCAGATTACCTTTTTTGCACATCTTTTGGTGTTCCCTTAAACTACTCATGTGAACTGATATAAATAGCGGAAAATAAGGTTAATTAATAGATTATGTAGTTGCCTGAAATATAAACCAGCCATCCTTGACCGAAAACTGGAATACACCTCCATGTTTTTCCACGATATGTGCCATGCTTTTTGTGCCAAAACCGTGTCCCTGTTCTTTAGATACAGGCAAGCCATGATGGAATATCGGTTCTACCTGATAACTGTTGCGGATGTCAATGCACAGCTTATTATTTTTGGAATACACACGCAGCTTGATATAGCGTTCATTGCTGTCTACTATATTGTCACAGGCATGTATGGCGTTTTCCAAAGCATTTGACAATAGTGAGCAAAGCTCGGTGTCGCTAAACGGAAGCGAGTCAGGCAGTCTTGCTTCTACCGTCAACAGGATTCCTGATTGTTTTGCTTTGGTGGCAAATGCGGACAAAATCAGATTGACGGTTTCATTTTCGCAAAAGCGTATGGGCGTTATGGCATCCATATCGGACTGGGCAGTCTGCAGATACTCTTTGAGTTCCTCTATGTGTCCCTTGGCTGCCAGCCCCTGCAAAAGAGCGAAATGGTGGCGCATATCGTGCCGATAGGCCGCAGCATTCTGCTGCAGCTGCCGCAGAGAAGCAAACTCTGTCTGCGCCTGCCTAAACTGCGTATCCAGCATATCCCGTTCTCTTTGGATGCTAGCCTGTTTTTGCGTTTCGGCATAGTAAAGGAGAACAAACACCAAATAGAATGCCGATGTCACGAAGGGCATAAATTGTACAGCCGTGCGTGCCCCACTATACATAAAATCTGTGTAAACAGTGCCGGCATAGTCGAATAGATAGTAAAAGGCTGGCATGGCACCAAACAGTAGGCAGGATTTAACAGAGCGTTCCAATAGATGCTGAATAGAGTTAACCGCATATTTTTCTAGAAAATAGTACATCAGAAATGCAGTCACAATATAACCGATATGGTTCATAGAAGCATTGTTAAAAGTTTCACCTACAACAGTACCAATCCAACGGGGTGGCTGGCAGCACAGGAAGGAGACAAACATACTGGTTAGTGAAATAAGCCATGACCGCTTTAAGTAAAGGGCGATAAAAACAGCAACCGGCAAATGAGAAAGCAGCGGATATATTTTTAGTGTCATGCCCATGCCCCAAAGCTGCAGGCAGACGAATTGTAAAATAAATAAAATGATGGTAAGGCACCCAAGAGCCAGATAATTTTTCCGTGTACGTACCATTCCTGTGAAATTGACCGCAACCGCCACACCGAATAACAGGGCAATAAAGTAACGAGAGAATTCAATAGCTGTTTCTACCACCCGCTTATTCCTCCTCCATTTGATAATGCAGATATTGCTGCTTTATCTCTCGCGCCTTGCCCTGAGCAACAGGGATAGAGGAAAGGGTCTGTAAGGTCACCTGATGATTTTTGATGGTATCCACATACTGCATATTCACAAGATAGGAGCGGTGGGGTTTGATAAAACAGCCATATTTCAGAAGATTATCGCAGACAGAGGAAAAAGACTCTGTACATTCGATTACCTTGCCGGAGCGCAGGTGATACAGTACATTTCTCCCGATAACCTCAGCAAAAGTCAAATTGGAGATTAGTATTTTTTGAATGCCCTCATTACTTTTTACGATAATCGCATCCTCATCTTTTTGTGTTTTTATCTGCTCTAGCATTTCGTCAAAGGTGAAGAACAGTTTTTCTTTTGAGATTGGCTTTAGTACATAGTTAATCGCTTTCACTGAATAGCTCTCCAAAGCAAATTCGGGCGATGATGTAAAGAATAAAATTGGTGCGGTTTTGTCAAAACCACGGATTTCCTTTGCGACATCAATACCCATAAAGCCCGGCATAATAATATCCAGACAGTATATATCAAACCGTTTTCCTTTTTCTAAGGCCGAAACCAACTCAAATCCGTTTGGAAAGACGGCGTATTCACAGCTAAAGTTTTTTGATGCTCTATATAAGTTGATGAGCTGTACCATATTGGATAGCTCATCAATATTGTCATCACAAACCGCAACCTGTAGCATAAATATTCCTCCACTTCTCTATTATCCTAATTTTATGATAATTTTACCATAAAAATTGAATTCCGAAACTATGATTCATGTCAAAAAAATCATGTTTCATGCAGCAGACGATTTTTAAAGGAAGTTTATGGTATGGTGAAGATATGAAATAAAACTTGAGAAGGAGCAAAAATATGATGAAAAAGCGATTTATGAGTATCTTACTCACCCTGTGTATGATGCTGACACTACTGCCGGCAACGGCCATGGCAGCTAATAACTACAATGCTAAACTCAAAGAAGGCTGGTACTATCTTCGGTGTATGGGCAACTATCTTAATTTAGATGCGAATGGCAAAGCGGAACTGCGCGACAAAACCAACACTCCAGAAGGAAACACAAAGTTCCGTGTACATTACTGGGGAACTGGTGCATATGGCTTGGAAACGCAGGATGGAAGGTATTTAGGAATAGAAGGTACCATAAAAGACGGAGTACGAGTAAAGACGGTGGCGGGTGACCCAAACGCGGGTATATCCAAAGATCCTATGTTTCGTTGGGACATTTACAGCGAAAACGACAAGGATATTTGGAGCCTCCGCCCACGGATGAATAAAGATATTTTTATGAACGCATCTGGGCAGAAAAGCGCAGATGGAACCCCTATTATTTTATGGACACATATAGATCGTTGGCTTTGTCCGAGTTTCCGCTCTCCTGATGCTCCTAATCATGGGGAGTTCCGGTTTATTCATGCAGATACATCCTGGGTGGATCCCGGAGCTCCAAAAACGCCCGCAGATGGCTGGTACCAGCTTGATGTGAGACCCAGCGCATGGGACGGGCATAGAAACACGATCTTTAAACGCAATATAAACATACACAAAAATGGTGGTGCAGAAATTGACGTCATGAGCTGCATCCCGGGAACTTATGAATTTTATGTGCAAAACATGGGGAACAAGCAAATAACCTTGAGGATGGGGGATGGAAGGTATTTGGGAATAGCTGACCCCATAAAAAATGGAGTACGGGTAAAGGCAGTAAAAACCCCTTATCTTTGGAACAGCTACTCCGAAAAGAAAGACTATGGAGACCACGATAATTTCAGCCTGCGTCCGTCCACGAACACTAACATGATACTCAATGTTTCCGGGCAAAAGGCTGAGGTAGGAACCCCTATTATATTGTGGGAATATACAAAAATGGACGCTCCTTCTCATGCCGAGTTTACATTTAATGTCTTGAGCAAGGATAAAGTTCCGGCTAAGGCTGTAACCCCTCCAGTTCCTGTTGTAAAACCAGGGACACCGTCCATGAGTATTGTAACTGCCACACCAAGCAAGACGAGTTTTATGATGAACAGCCATTCTGTATCCGTCACGGCGGCGTACACCATAAATGGTACTAATTACTTGCAGCTGCGTGCAATTGCAGCACTGCTTAATGGAACTGCTGCACAGTTTGATGTGGGCTGGGATGGACAGTATGCCGTAATTGAGCCCGGCAAGCCGTACAGTAGTGTAATTAGCGAAACTAAGCTCCAAAATACAACGAATATCCGAAAGAGCGACACGAAGTTCAAGCTAAATGGCAAAGTCTTTACATTTTCAGATGCCCGGTTGATTGCCGGCGATACTAACTACCTTCAGCTGCGCGAGTTTGCACAGAAAATATCTGGCACGGCATCGCAGTTCAATATTTATTGGGATGATGCGGTAAGTAAGGCGGTCATCCAGCCCGGCGTGGCTTATACGGGGCTAGTACAGTAGACATTATCAAATCGGCGTAAAACTTTTTTAATATCTAAAACCATGATTCATGTCGAAAAAATCATATTTCATGCAGCAGACGGTTTTTTCGTGGAAATTTTGATAGATTTAATGCAATGGAATGCTTTCAGCACAGCAAAGCAAAAGAAAAGGGAGGATTTGAAATGAAAAAAATATTGGTACTTATGATGGCACTTGTTATGACCCTAAGCCTTGTAGCCTGCGGTGGTGAGGCTGATGGAGAAACATCACCAGCGAATCAGCAAGGGGCTTCGGTTGAGGATTACGCAAAGCTTGAGGGGTTTTTTGATCGCGTTATTGAAAATTATACCGGACAGCAGGAACTTGCCACATTATTGGAAGAAGTGAAAAGTGGTCAAAAAGAAGAAAGCGCACTCCTGGACGCATACGGGAAATTGGCAGAAGATTCCGCTGGGATGCTTCAAGATGTGCAAAACACAACATGGGAAACCAACCATTATGATGACGAGGTGGCGGCGCTCAATGCATGTGTAAAGGCCCTTGCGTTATATCAACAAACATTATATGAGGCAAGTGCAGAAAATGATGGCGCAAAGCTGGATACAGTGGCAGAGTTGTTGAATGATTATGATGCAAAATTAGGAGCACTACTCGATGCCATGGGCGTAGAGTAATTTAACTTCAAATAAATTCCAATGGATGTCTTTGATTTCCCAGGATCAACACAGGCAGGGGGCCTGAAAGGCTCCTTGTTTTCTAAAAACAGAAAGAGGAGGGAAAACATTATGCTGCCAACTTTCATCGCAATCACCGTAATTGTTGCGGTCATTGTTCTATGGACAATTTCCACACAGCGCAAACTGGTCGTGCTTGATGAAAATATCAGCAATTCCATGAGTCAAATCGGGGTGCAGCTGTCAAGTCGTTTTGATGCACTGACAGCTCTTTTGGATTTGACAAAGGCCTACGCAAAGCACGAAAGCGAAACACTGATTGAAACAATCAAATCAAGAAGAAGTGTGATTACGGCAAAATCTACACCAGATGATGTGTTACGCCAGGAAGGAGTGATATCCGAAGCCCTAGGCAGGATTGCCATGGTAACGGAGCAATACCCTGAATTAAAGGCAAACCAAACGTATATCAAAACCATGGACGCAGTGGAAACTTTTGAAAACATGGTGCGCACCAGTCGCCTGATTTACAACGACAGCGTGACCAAGCTCAACCGTGAAATCCGAATGTTCCCGATCTCCATGATTGCTGGAATGTTGGGCTTTCAGCAAAGAGAGTATCTTGTGGAACAGGCTGGTAAGGCGGATATGCCTAGCATGAAATGAGGTGTTCTATGAGAAAAAGCGTAAGCTATCTAATTTTAACCCTTGTCCTATTATTTTCCCTCTCTCTCCCCGTTTATGCCGCAAATAAGGTAAATACCATGGATATTCAGGCTGTCATTAACGAGGATGGATCCATGCGCATTAGGCAGAGCTGGTCAGGGCGCTTTGATGAAGGAACAGAAATCTATATTCCCATGAATGCGCCAGATTATCTGACCATCAGTGAGCTTACGGTCTCCGACCAAAACGGCAAATATGATACCTTGTCGGATTGGAACATTGACTGGAGCTTTGAACAAAAGGGAAGAAAATGCGGCATTCATAATACAGACAGCGGTTATGAAATCAGCTTCGGTATCAGCAGATATGGGCAAAACCACTATACCATTGAATATAAGTTAGATAATGTGGTAGGCGGTTACAGCGACAGGGACGGTGTAAATTTTCGATTCATCAATGACGGAATGAATACCACCCCTACTGATGTGACGGTAAAAATTGAGCTTGCGGATGGAACTCCTATTACCGATGACATTGCCTCTATATGGGGTTTTGGTTTCGCGGGTGAGGTAGTGTTTGAAAATGGAAGCATTGTTGCTCGTACAGATACCCCACTCTCCACGGAAAACCATGTAACGGTGCTGCTTGCCATGGATAAGGGAATCCTGTCCCCCTCACGGCAGGAGACGGGGAGCTTTGAAGAAGTGCGGGAAAAAGCCCTTTTGGGTAGCGATTACGATGAAATCGGCTCAAATGGTGAAGAAGTATCTACATTTACAGCACTTACTGTGGTACTGTTTTCTATCGGACTTCCCATCGGGCTGATTATTTGGATTCGCAGGATAAAAAAGAAAAGCGCAGAGAAAAAACGGCAAAGGTTCGCAGAGAAGTTCGGGTATTATAGGGATCTTCCTAACGATGGCATACTGAGCGCTACGTATGCATTGGGGAGAATGTTTGATATGTGCGAGGATGGTGCTATCCTTGCCACAGGGATGCTTCGGCTAATCCAGCTGG includes the following:
- a CDS encoding DUF2207 family protein gives rise to the protein MRKSVSYLILTLVLLFSLSLPVYAANKVNTMDIQAVINEDGSMRIRQSWSGRFDEGTEIYIPMNAPDYLTISELTVSDQNGKYDTLSDWNIDWSFEQKGRKCGIHNTDSGYEISFGISRYGQNHYTIEYKLDNVVGGYSDRDGVNFRFINDGMNTTPTDVTVKIELADGTPITDDIASIWGFGFAGEVVFENGSIVARTDTPLSTENHVTVLLAMDKGILSPSRQETGSFEEVREKALLGSDYDEIGSNGEEVSTFTALTVVLFSIGLPIGLIIWIRRIKKKSAEKKRQRFAEKFGYYRDLPNDGILSATYALGRMFDMCEDGAILATGMLRLIQLGCLSPVETQEVGYMGKTRETVSLRIMSSQHDKMNEYDEYLYTVLEGAAGSDRTLQAKELERFANQKDTLLRAYIQKHDSAGRSYLNQKQCLKRWNIPAKLTDLTPSGEQELGQLMGLKRYLMDFSLVAERGVKEIPIWRELLSYAMLFGIADQVAEQMKELYPSLLSELSDYSQSMATAYSYHYLLYSNMKKAEEQHEQEKRSGGGGGFASLGGGSGSIGGGSGGGTR